ACCACCGGCGTCGTCTAGGTAGGGATTCGCATCACCGACCAGTCCATGGTTAGCACATAtgcgccgccgcagccaccgctAGTGTCGTCTTCCTCAAGGCGGACTTCCCCTCTAACATCCTCTCCATGTCCCTGGAACCCTCCACCGGCACGCTCGCTGGCTTCGCCTCAGGTGGCGTCCTCGCCGCAGATATCGCCCAAACCACCACGGACGCGCTCACTAGCCTCGCCCATGTATACGCTCACAAGGCTGGGGTGGACGTGCCCGAAGTagctggtggccatcttcattctTCACCGGCGTCGCTGGGTCAAGGTCACTTGAGCTGGACGAGAAGCAGACGCTACTGGAGTGCGACATGGCGGCAGAGTTATATGTCTGGCACATAGTCAAAGACCTCGGGCAGCCAGTCTATCATCATCCGTTGAAATCACAATCGCAGGCGCGAGCGATATCGGGTGCTATACATGCCTCCTTGCTATCAGCCATGACCGCGGCCCCATGCGACGGGCGCTACGAGCTAGCGAAGCTCGCACGAATCGACTTAGGAAGCTCTAATGGCTTCTACTCCGTGAGAAGATGAGCCAAGAGAATTTTGCTGGTATTAAAAACACATTATTGAAGGTGGGGCCTATCAGGACACGTGTCGCGCATTGGTTGGCCTTGCACAATACTATGTGCAGGGTTCCCAACACGAGAGCCTGACTCCACACCAAAAATGCTACATGTACAAGCAATTACGGGGCTTTACAGACCCCTTCCAATTTACTATACGTTCGCCCCCCTAATTTTTATGGGGTGGGCCCGCTTCCACAACTAACCTCAATCATTAACGGCCTCTTTGAATGCCCCTGTAACACCCCGTAATCCTTCGTACATGTAGCATTATCGACTCCACACCTCCCACATGAGATAAATCCCCTCTCGTTAGGGTTTGTCTCTCCTCTCGGTGGCGACATTGGCGACCACCGTAGAGATTCAATCTCCCCTTCCCTCTCCTCCCCGCCGATCTGCTGGGGCTCTTCTGGTCCCGCTAGGGGTGGGGGCGAGGTGTTTTTAGGGAATCTATCGCCCGCGGAACAACTCTCTTCGGGCAAGAGATCATGAGCGATGTTGCGTCAGGTTCGGGCCAGGGCGCCTCGGATCTAGCAGCCATGATGAAAGAACTAGGGCTGAAGGAGGAGGACCTCCAGGATGTTGTGGTTGAGGATGAGGAATTAACAGCGGAGGCGACCCGCTGGATGGCAATCGCTAGGGTACACACAGAGAAACCCTATAGCCAATATTGGTTCTACAGGAACATGAGGATCGCTTGGGATTTGGCAAAGGAGGTGAAGATCAGGCCATTAGAAGACAACCTATACACTTTGCAGTTTGGTTGCCTCGGCGACTGGGAGCGTGTGATGGAGGAAGGGCCATGGACTTTCAAGGGGAAGGCCGTGATCCTGTCACAATATGATGGCTTCACCAAACCGTCGACCATTGAGCTGAAAAAGATCGACATATGGATGCAGATTCATGATTTGCCAGATGGATTCTTCTCAAAGATCAAGGCTCTCTTAGCTATAGTAGGAGAGTTCATCTACACGGAGCCAAAATCACAGGATTTTGAGGGCAACTTTGCAAGGGTACGGCTGCGTCTTGATGTGACAAAACCTCTCAAGAACGTTGTGTCTCTAGTTATCAAGAAAAAGGAAACCATGCAAAGGGTGATCTTTAGGGTGAAATATGAGCGGCTCCTAGATTGGTGCGCAGTATGTGGATATATTGGCCATCTCTTTAAAGAGTGCGGCGATGGAGTTCACCCTCCAGAATCTCTAGTCTTTAAGGACCTGAAAGCAACATGGTTCAAGGGGCCGGGAAACGGCCCAAGAGAAGGAAGAGGGACGGGAGATGGCTCTggcatgcgggggggggggggcgaggtagAGGGCGATCAGGCAGAGGCCATGGTCGTGGAACGCCGCAGCAGACAACTCCAGGAGACAGTGGTGACGAACCTGAGCATTTGGATCTTGACATTGCCATGCACGAGGCTGATAACAATAGAAAGTGGGGGGGCACGGTAGGCGACCCAATAACCTACGTGAATCCAGCGAAAACTCCGTCTGACACCAACAATCTCATGCTGCTGCCCGCTCCTGAGGTTCCAGCCAGTCCATCTGAAAAGCAAGAGCCGAAAAGGAACAAGCTGAGTTCATCGACCATCGAGAAGCCAACGAGGAAGAACACAGTGACCACCAAAAATCAAGATGCGCGTCTGGCGGGCCCCCTAGGGGGGTCGCGCCAAGCGCAATGAGTCTCCTATGTTGGAACTGCCGCGGCGCCGGCAAACCTGCGACAGTTCAAGAGCTTCGTGATCTTACGAAGCAGTTTGCCCCCTCTGTATTTGTATCCTTGAAACCCAGATAGAGGGATCTAGAGTTGAGAACATGGGTGGTTCACTAGGTTATAATAAAAGTTTTGTTGTCAGTAGCTCGGGGAGAAGTGGAGGATTAGGTGTTTTTTGGAATGATGAAATAAAGCTTGAAATTGTCGGTTACTCTCAGTACCATATTGATGCTGTTATTGATGATCTTGTTGATGTCAGAACAAGGGTGACCTTCTTTATGGAGAAGCCCAAGTAAATGAAAGGTACAAAACTTGGGACACGTTAAGAGGAATTGTTGGTGCGAGTGACTTACCATGGCTGGTCCTAGGTGATTTTAATGAGGTGCTGCAACCCCATGAGCATGACGGAGTGGGAAACAGAAGCCAAGCGCAAATGGACGCATTCAGAGACGCACTTGATACCTGCGGTCTAGCGGATATAGGATATACAGGTACCAGCTGGACGTTTGAACGGAAAGTGGCAGGAGGAACTTTTACAAGGGTGAGACTCGACCGGGGTGTGGCAAACCCGGCATGGTCGATCGCTTTCCCTAATGCACGCTTGGAACACAAATCAGCCTGCACAAGCGATCACGTACCCATCTACGTGAGGTATATGAATGGAGATGCATGCAACCGGGTCCCACGAACATTTAAATACGAAGTGGCATGGGATCGGGATCCGAGCCTGCAGCCAACAGTGTAGACAGTGTGGAAGAGTGGAGCGGCAAATTCTGTCAGTGCGGTGAACGACAAGCTCAGGTCACTGTCCTTGGATCTATCAAACTGGGACAGGAACCATTTTGGGAATGTGAGAAGGGAAATCCAGGAGTTAAAAAAGGAGCTAAAGGAGTTGAGGAACACGCCAAACCGCACCGGTCCAATGCATGCAGAGATAAACATTGTTGATAGGCTCACTGAGCTGTACCATAGGGAAGAAATACTTTGGCGACAGAGAGCCCGACTAGACTGGCTGATAAATGGGGATAAGAACACGTATTTTTTCCATCTACGTGCAAGtcgaagaagaaggaaaaaccagATCAAATCGCTCCAAAAACCTGATGGTCAGTTAACTAAAAATCTGACGGAGATGGAAAACATGGCCATTGCCTTTTATCACAATTTGTACACGTCTGAAGGGGTCCACGATATGGAAAGGGTTCTTGAGACAGTACTAGCAAAAGTTACACAAGCGATGAATGAGAACTTATGTGCGCCTTACACCAAAAAAGAGGTTAAAACGGCTTTGTTCCAAATGTACCCTATTAAAGCACCAGGCCCGGACGGATACCCTGCCCATTTTTTCCAACACCATTGGGACACTTGTGGAGAGGAGGTCACCAAGGCTATTTTGAGAATAGTTGATGGAACCAAATCAACAGAATGTATCAATGACACGATCCTGGTTCTTATCCCAAAGGTAAAAAATCCATCACTCCTATCCCAATTTCATCCAATCAGCCTTTGTAATGTTTTGTACAAGATTGCATCAAAGGTAATATCCAACAGATTGAAGGTAGTATTGCCTGAAATTATCTCATCGGAACAGTCAGCTTTTGTCCCGGGGAGGCTTATCACAGATAACATCATAATGGCTTATGAATGCCTACACTTTATGAAGAGGAATAAGGCCAAGAAACATCAGTCTTGTGCCCTcaagttggatatgatgaaggcatatgataggGTAGAATGGCCTTATCTAAAAGCCATAATGCTCAAACTAGGCTTCAACGCCAGGTGGGTGGATATTGTTATGAGCCTGGTTAGCACAGTAACTTTCTTTGTGCTGTTTAACGGAAAGAAACTCCAACAGTTCAAACCATCACGTGGAATCAGACAGGGGGATCCCatatctccatacttgttcttgctagcggcagagggcctttcgtgcctgttAAAATCAAAAAGTGAGTCATCAAACTTGAGTGGTCTACAGGTTGCCTCAACGGCGCCACCAGTGAGCCATCTCCTATTcgctgatgacagcctgctgttcttcAAGGAAAACAGTGTGGGTGCTAATGAGGTTAACCATGTTCTGAATACTTATTGTCAGGCGACAGGGCAGCGTATCAATCACTCCAAGTCCTCAATATATTTCAGCAAGGGAGTGCCTGATTCGGTAAGACAAGAGATCAAAGAGGTATTCAATGTCCCTAATGAAACCCTTAATGAGAAGTATTTAGGGATGCCCTCTGATATTGGTAGCTCAAAGAATGGTGCCTTCAAATACCTAAAAGATAGACTATGGAGCAAGGTACAGGGATGGATTGAACGTACCATGTCCACGGCTGGTAAGGAAGTATTAGTCAAGTCTGTCGCTCAGGCAGTGCCAGTTTTCTCTATGTCTTGTTTTAAGCTTCCAAGAGGGCTTTGCGAACATCTGAATATGCTGattagaaagttttggtggggggGTAAGGAAGGAAAGAGGAAGCCTCATTGGGTGTCTTGGAGCACAATGACCCAACCAAAGGGTGTGGGAGGCCTTGGATTCAAAGACTTCGAGTTATTCAACCTTGCGATGCTGGCCAGGCAAGCGTGGCGCTTGTTACAGGACCCGAATACCCTCTGTGCGCGTGTCCTCAAAAGCATCTATTACCCAAACAGGGATTTCCTCGAAGCCGAGCTGGGAAGTCACCCGAGTCAGGTGTGGCGCGCCATTATGGATGGTAAAGACACTCTGAAGATGGGGCTAATTAGACGCATTGGCAATGGTGCTGACACCAACATATGGACTCATAACTGGCTTCCTCGTGATGACATGCTACGGCCTTTGGGAAGCATTGTACCGAACCCACCACAAAGAGTGTCTGATCTTATCGTGAGCTCAAGTGCCTCGTGGAACGCCCAACTAATCCAGGCCACGTTCATGCCCATGGATGTACAGACCATTATGGGAATTCCTCTGTGTACACGCAGTATACCAGATTTCTGGGCCTGGCACTATGAGAAACATGGTTGTTTTTCGGTTAGATCTGCATACAGAATGTTAGTTGCTACAAAACAACGAAGGGAGGCATTACTTGATGGGTCAGGTGGTACTTCAAATCCTAGAACAGAAGAAagtgcatggaaatcactttgcaAAATTGACGTACCGGGCAAAATCAGAATGTTCCTCTGGAGACTTTCCAAGCATTCGCTGCCGACCAATGACGTTCGCGCACATAGACACATGGCTGATTCTGATCAATGTGGTTTATGCGGAGCGCAGGACTCGTGGCGTCACTCCCTGCTAGACTGCACAGCATCAAGAAGCGTCTGGGCACTAGCGGATGACGAGTTCACACATAAAATCATAGCGAATATGGAGCCTAATGCAAAGCAGTGGTTGTTTACGTTAATGCAGGCCTTAACCCATGCGGAGGTTGTTCTGATGACGGTGACGTTGTGGTCAATATGGCATGCGAGACGCAAAGCAATACATGAATCAATTTTCCAGAGCCCCCAGGATACTCACAGCTTCATTGCCAGATTTATTGATGAACTCGGCATTATCAAGAACAACCAGGTGCACATACATGCACGGGCTGCCCCCCGGGCCATTCAGCAGCCAAAGAAACCGCCCACGGGTTTCTGCAAAATTCACGTCGATGCAGGTGTCCAAGAGGGACAACGAGGGGCCGCAGCTGCTGTATGTAGAGACGGAGAAGGAAACTACATGGGGAGTGCAGCACTAGTAATTGAAGGAGTTCATGACCCAGCAACACTTGAAGCAATAGCTTGCCGAGAAGTTCTCTCCCTAGCAGAAGACCTGGGCATACAACAATTTGTGGTGGCCTCTGATTGTCAGCGGGTTGTCTCTGATATCTCCGGAGGTTCACGGGGTGCTTATGGTGCAATTGTTACTGAAATAAACGTTAAAGCTGCTACGTTTATTTGTAATTTTTCGTTTGAGTCTCCTGCCGTTAATCATGAGGCACATAATCTAGCCAAGTTTGCGATATCTAGAGGTCCGGATCGCCACGTCTGATTGGGAGCACCCCATGACCAATGATGTATCCCACCCCGTGTGGTTTTTGCTGAATGAACTTGGTTGTCCCTCAAAAAAAACATGAGCTTTGCTGAGTTTTATCACGGACTTTTACAGGATCATTTTTGCCCCCCCACATCCAGTCAGACGACAGCATGACCCGCAGCCGCCgcgcccgccccgccccgccaccgGCGGCGCTGGAAGACGACGACCTCCCGCGGAAGattttcctcctcctcccgcctcaGCCCTCCACCCTTCCCCGCGTCTCCGTCGTCTGCAAGCAGTGGCGCGACGTCGTCACCGACCCCCAATTCCTCCGCGGCTTCCGCGACCAACACCGGAGACCTCCGCTCCTCGGCCTCGTCATGGGCCACACCGCGTCGCCCTACTTCAGGTCCGATCTCGACCCTCCAGACCACATCCCGCACGAGCGCTTCTTCCCTCGAGACATCCGCAGCATGAACATGGACATATTCGACTGCCGCCATGGGCGCGTCGTCTTCTTCGCCCAACGGCTGGGCGAGGTCGTGCTGTTTGACCCCGCCACGGGAGGCCGCCGTTGTGTGGTCGTTCCACCAGTGTTTCACGGAAAGGAGATTGGCGTCTTCAACGCCGCCGTGATTTGCGTTTCCGGCGACGAAGGCCACGTGCACGGCGATTGCCACGCCAGTCCATTTCAGGTGATCTTGATGGGCATCAGTGACGACTATAAACAAGCTTTCGCCTCTGTCTACTCATCGGAGTCTGGCATATGGGGTGATATCATCTCCATAGAGAATCGTGAGATGTATGATTTGAAGCAACCCAGTACACTTATTGGAAATGCCCTTTACTGGTTGTTTCCTGGAGATGATGGGGAAGGCATACTGGAGTTTGATTTGGGTAGGCAGAGCCTAGCCAATATCGAGATGCCGCAAGGTCTGGTGTACTATAGTCCTCGCAGCCTTCAGGTCATGGTAGCAGACGGTGGCTGTGTCGGCCTCGCCATTCTGTCATGCTATAGATTCGAAATGTGGGAGAGGAAGGTCAGTTGTGATGATGGTGTTGCTGGATGGGTGTTGCAGAAGACCGTTCAACTGAACACGATCCTTGGATTGGGGCCTATGGGGGGACTGGACAATTTACTAATGGGATATGATGAAGTTGATCATGTGATTTATATAAGGACGGACATTGGTTTCTGCATGGTTCGACTTGAGTCGATGCAGTTCAGGAACCTCGGCAAAGACAATTTCAGCAATACTTCCTATCTTCCCTACAGAAGTTTCTATACTGCAGGTAGTTCTCTGTCTTTACATTGGAGGCAGATAAAAATATTGAATTAGTTTTAGTAGTGCTTGTTTCCTGGAATAATGTCATAGTAGTACTGAAGTGTTTGTGTAACTGCTTAACTCTACTTGTCGTATTCATATTCTCTTTGATATTAGTGAAGACTGGACTATTGTCATGTTCAGAGAATGCAGAtagttttaactaattttattCCATGACTGGATGTAAAACCATTACGGGACTTGGCAAAACTTCCACTGTTTAGTCATTGTGCTTTCTATTATTCTCCGCTCGTTTCGTATCCTATGGAATCAGGAAGAGGTCCACTTATTATTAGATGATTTTCTGTGTATCAATTGTTAAAACTAGTGTGTTTTCTGTTTGTGTTTTTTGTCATTTTCCGCATCTTTCCTATCTTGTGGCATTAGGCTGAGGATTATAAGTTCTTGTTTACTGACTAGTTAGTGTGTGTGTGCCGAGAAAATGTAAAAACGTGAGGCTAGGTGATGAAACAATGTTCTTGCAACACTTTCAGTTTTGGATGTTCAATTCCCCCTTCGCTGCTTTTAGTTCTTACAGTTATTCTGTTAAAAGTAGTACTTTTTCCCACAATATCACACCAACGACCATTTATCATTTGTCTGTGCAACAAACTCATCTGTCACCTACTCACACTAACACTCAAGACAAGAGTATAGGGTCTGAGTTCATCTTCTTTGCTTGTTTTCTCAGTCTCTTGGTCTTCCCTCTTGtcccccctttttttctattttcccATTTCTGATGATATCACTTCTCTGTGCTAGTGAGTGACTTGGCAGTATGCGAGAGGACTGGTGAACTCTTTGCACCTCTTGCAAATGATTACCTCCTTGCTTCATGGGGTGTAGAAGCAGTAGGAGGTAACGAAGCAGCTACCTTGAGTGAAACCTCACCGGAAGGAGGTAACGTACATGTATCTTGGAATTTATGGGTCTGTAATCCTTTATACATCGGAGATTTGGACTTTGGTAGGTCGATTAGTAACTGAATTGTGGGTTGCTGTTAGCAATGTCGTTAATTTGAAATATGATTTCACCTGCTGCTCTGCTAGTTACTGATTTGTTATTACCTCATTCCTGTCAAACTTTttacaataaaaataaaataaaataacaggTTTGTGTGTGCCAATTTCATCACTAAGTTTCCAAGCGGGGGTTTGGAATGCATGGATATTGTGGGTTGGTCTGACTTGGGGTTTGACTCTTTCATTCTCTTCTCGCCCTGCAGGTACGGTCGGCATGTCAAAGCACATAGATCAAGGAAAGGATGCAGATCCTGCGCCTAGCCGGGCACTAAAACAAACACGAATTGACGTGATATTCAAGAAGGAGACCGAGACAAGATCAAAGCTTAGCAAAGC
The window above is part of the Triticum aestivum cultivar Chinese Spring chromosome 2A, IWGSC CS RefSeq v2.1, whole genome shotgun sequence genome. Proteins encoded here:
- the LOC123185035 gene encoding uncharacterized protein, whose protein sequence is MTRSRRARPAPPPAALEDDDLPRKIFLLLPPQPSTLPRVSVVCKQWRDVVTDPQFLRGFRDQHRRPPLLGLVMGHTASPYFRSDLDPPDHIPHERFFPRDIRSMNMDIFDCRHGRVVFFAQRLGEVVLFDPATGGRRCVVVPPVFHGKEIGVFNAAVICVSGDEGHVHGDCHASPFQVILMGISDDYKQAFASVYSSESGIWGDIISIENREMYDLKQPSTLIGNALYWLFPGDDGEGILEFDLGRQSLANIEMPQGLVYYSPRSLQVMVADGGCVGLAILSCYRFEMWERKVSCDDGVAGWVLQKTVQLNTILGLGPMGGLDNLLMGYDEVDHVIYIRTDIGFCMVRLESMQFRNLGKDNFSNTSYLPYRSFYTAVSDLAVCERTGELFAPLANDYLLASWGVEAVGGNEAATLSETSPEGGTVGMSKHIDQGKDADPAPSRALKQTRIDVIFKKETETRSKLSKAWAKWFRSNGVPANKADCPHFCSALKLTQQLGTRLVAPTGNEIDSANLDASDEELP